A genome region from Triticum aestivum cultivar Chinese Spring chromosome 2B, IWGSC CS RefSeq v2.1, whole genome shotgun sequence includes the following:
- the LOC123041578 gene encoding chitinase 5: protein MAKLAMPLAATFLTLGLAVLLLSAAGPAVAQNCNCPAGMCCSQWGYCGTGPDYCGAGCQSGPCTVVSSGAAAAETSGGKPVGSERTR, encoded by the coding sequence ATGGCAAAGCTAGCGATGCCGCTCGCTGCGACGTTCCTGACACTCGGGCTGGCAGTGCTCCTCCTGTCCGCCGCCGGTCCGGCGGTCGCGCAGAACTGCAACTGCCCGGCGGGCATGTGCTGCAGCCAGTGGGGTTACTGCGGCACGGGCCCAGACTACTGCGGCGCGGGGTGCCAGTCGGGGCCGTGCACGGTGGTGAGCAGTGGCGCCGCAGCCGCGGAGACGTCCGGCGGCAAACCCGTGGGGAGCGAGCGCACCCGATAG